A DNA window from Methanococcus voltae PS contains the following coding sequences:
- a CDS encoding winged helix-turn-helix domain-containing protein: MILKSLSKSNMRKILEIIKEHEQIYFGELMDISEISKGALGRAIRELYELKIIGKKEVTGTYKFPRTYYYLTPIGKKAFEIFNLGDELDNEIMNFNVQVLENNGVIANKIENLEFSINNCEKKN, encoded by the coding sequence ATGATATTAAAATCCCTATCCAAATCAAATATGCGCAAGATTTTGGAAATAATAAAAGAACATGAACAGATATACTTTGGGGAATTAATGGATATTTCTGAAATATCAAAAGGAGCTTTGGGGCGGGCTATTCGAGAATTATATGAATTAAAGATTATAGGTAAAAAAGAAGTAACTGGGACTTATAAATTTCCTAGGACATATTACTACTTAACCCCGATAGGTAAAAAAGCTTTTGAGATATTTAATTTGGGGGATGAATTAGATAACGAAATTATGAATTTTAATGTCCAAGTATTGGAAAATAATGGGGTAATTGCAAATAAAATAGAAAATCTAGAATTTTCAATAAATAATTGTGAAAAAAAGAATTAA
- a CDS encoding phage tail protein, whose translation MMSIIRAIMSFFSNNKMKNKIESTGESLVKFGNKTGDSFEEAGEKIVSNKDKIKEFGEKTAEVGSHMGTIGEGFNSAENLIGGSNNSTQSQGSNQSSGQGSNSSNSSGIGGMFEAIGANMGDISNILIAITSVIELCTILQPVLAGIFTTIAGVSIQAWLPPLLAVAAVVGTITIAIDAFKKAWEKNYGGIREKVEKLKESFGGIAERISGVFNRVVEYLTSLYDQIINSTAVQDTIIAVIDCLQTGADNFTEFFDFICEKIDSMDFSWIDSLISQISNFLTNVLTGIPPVLQWLSENSKIWLEKIKEVINWLFKAWEEDFGGIRTTITNLAKSLAWFVAQAFKAFEWVFKGITWLYNNWDTIWADMLKSIEPMVDNLINFAKFVINLWINVSSIIKDAWNGILEFVESSLNNIVNMANSLIRRINAAALPGVEPIKLLEEVDFSAYQIELSGADELKNAIAEIEKLKTEFFKPAHEGEDKDKDKEKNNINLTINNPQIKSLSEMLEQVEEYTAALNSGDLL comes from the coding sequence ATGATGTCAATCATACGTGCAATTATGTCATTTTTCTCAAATAATAAAATGAAAAATAAAATTGAATCTACAGGAGAAAGCTTAGTTAAATTTGGGAATAAAACAGGCGATTCTTTTGAAGAAGCTGGAGAAAAAATAGTTTCCAATAAAGACAAGATTAAAGAATTTGGTGAAAAAACAGCGGAAGTAGGTTCACATATGGGGACTATTGGTGAAGGTTTCAACAGTGCGGAAAATCTAATTGGTGGTTCCAATAATAGTACACAATCTCAGGGTTCAAATCAAAGCTCAGGTCAGGGTTCAAATTCTTCTAACTCTTCAGGGATAGGTGGCATGTTTGAAGCTATTGGGGCTAATATGGGCGATATTTCAAATATTCTTATTGCAATTACATCGGTTATAGAATTATGCACTATATTACAACCAGTTTTAGCAGGGATTTTTACCACAATTGCAGGGGTCTCAATACAAGCTTGGTTACCTCCATTATTGGCAGTTGCTGCAGTAGTTGGTACGATAACTATCGCAATAGATGCTTTTAAAAAAGCATGGGAAAAAAATTATGGCGGAATTCGAGAAAAAGTTGAAAAACTTAAAGAAAGTTTTGGGGGAATAGCAGAAAGAATATCCGGAGTTTTTAACAGGGTTGTAGAATATTTAACTTCATTATATGACCAAATAATAAATTCTACCGCAGTACAAGATACTATTATAGCAGTCATTGATTGCCTCCAAACAGGTGCGGACAATTTTACTGAATTTTTCGATTTCATATGTGAAAAAATAGATTCTATGGATTTTTCGTGGATAGATTCATTAATTAGTCAAATTTCAAACTTTTTAACAAATGTACTAACTGGAATACCTCCAGTATTACAATGGTTATCTGAAAATAGTAAAATATGGCTTGAAAAAATTAAAGAAGTCATAAATTGGCTTTTTAAAGCATGGGAAGAAGACTTTGGCGGTATTAGGACTACTATCACAAACTTGGCTAAATCCTTAGCATGGTTTGTAGCCCAAGCATTTAAGGCATTTGAATGGGTATTTAAGGGTATAACATGGCTTTATAATAATTGGGATACAATATGGGCAGATATGTTAAAATCCATCGAGCCAATGGTAGATAATCTGATAAACTTTGCAAAATTCGTTATAAATTTATGGATTAATGTTTCTTCAATTATAAAAGATGCTTGGAATGGTATTTTAGAGTTTGTCGAATCCAGCTTAAATAATATCGTAAATATGGCAAATTCCTTAATACGACGTATCAATGCAGCAGCACTTCCTGGAGTAGAACCTATAAAATTGTTAGAAGAAGTTGATTTTTCCGCATATCAAATAGAATTATCAGGTGCAGATGAACTTAAAAATGCAATAGCCGAGATAGAAAAGCTTAAAACTGAATTTTTCAAGCCTGCACATGAAGGTGAAGACAAAGATAAGGATAAAGAAAAAAATAATATAAATCTTACGATTAATAATCCTCAAATAAAATCATTATCTGAAATGCTGGAGCAGGTCGAAGAATACACTGCGGCTTTAAACTCAGGTGATTTATTATGA
- a CDS encoding phage tail family protein yields the protein MMKIKVKTDNHELLMGEKDFEVIFLGLPGTSEIKSKVHTLKSPFVDGEIYVDNQLKPLKFKLKGIITENIKENINLLRKVFNPKKKGTLTYIENEIEKSIEFIANAVPKFEYSTYDYQKFLVEIYCPAPILKSKLIKKEVTSSTGLFKFPFSTTSDGVPMGTRLSSTIVENNGDLDVDYILVISGPMTAPIEIKNNTTNEIIKLRKSLTVHEKLIIDTKNKNIELLTETSKLRAFNYLNPDSRLFKLRVGGNEIEYTTANESEVGNLSISYKENYIW from the coding sequence ATGATGAAAATAAAGGTCAAAACAGATAACCATGAGTTATTAATGGGTGAAAAAGATTTTGAAGTCATATTTTTAGGATTGCCTGGTACTTCAGAAATTAAATCAAAGGTTCATACTTTAAAATCCCCATTTGTTGATGGAGAAATTTATGTGGATAATCAATTAAAACCTTTAAAATTTAAATTGAAAGGTATCATTACAGAAAATATTAAAGAAAACATCAATTTGCTTAGAAAGGTATTCAATCCAAAGAAAAAAGGAACTTTAACATATATTGAAAATGAAATTGAAAAATCAATCGAATTTATAGCAAATGCAGTTCCAAAGTTTGAATACTCAACTTACGATTATCAAAAGTTTTTAGTTGAAATCTATTGCCCCGCTCCAATATTAAAGTCAAAACTAATTAAAAAAGAAGTAACTTCTTCAACGGGTTTGTTTAAATTTCCTTTTTCTACAACCAGCGATGGTGTACCAATGGGAACCCGTTTAAGTTCTACAATCGTTGAAAATAATGGAGATTTAGACGTTGACTATATACTTGTGATTTCAGGACCGATGACTGCACCGATTGAGATTAAAAACAATACAACGAATGAAATTATAAAATTAAGAAAATCTTTAACGGTTCACGAAAAACTAATAATCGATACAAAAAATAAAAATATTGAGCTCTTAACTGAAACTTCAAAGTTAAGAGCTTTTAACTACTTAAATCCAGATTCAAGACTCTTTAAACTTCGAGTGGGTGGAAATGAAATAGAATACACAACTGCAAACGAATCAGAAGTCGGTAATCTATCTATTTCATATAAAGAAAATTATATTTGGTAG